The Glycine soja cultivar W05 chromosome 4, ASM419377v2, whole genome shotgun sequence genomic sequence GTATGAATAGTtgcaattaaaattgataacaaaTGATTATTTGTGCAACATGGTAGAAAACGAGAACTGTCAGAAACACCTGCTAGTTTGTCTTAAGTGCAAGAAGTGTACACACAAGAAGTAAAAAAGTTGTGTGCGTGGAAGGTGCAATTAAGTACAAATTCTCCCAGTAATGTAAAAAATGGACCAGAATGGATTATATAACTTGAAAGAACCTCTCACATTTTTatctacataaattaatttgtgccaatagaaaacaaaaaatcaataccTTTAGGTCTCACTCATGTCAGTCTATGAACACTCCAATAAAAAGGCTGGTCACATGTTGGTCAGTCTAATTTGCATCAAAAGGcattgttaatattattaacaGAAATGGAGGGACAATCAGGCATCAGATTATGCAAAACCCCGTCGCCTATGTCCAGCCCCTGAAATTGGCCGATAGATTCACTTGACAACATTTCTGACAAATCATACGGAATGTCTAGATCAAACAGAGGCTCATCGGAAGTAGGCACATTAGATGAGAGTGAATGCAACTGTGGCATTTGCATGGCCTGAAGTTCACTCTGCCCATGTTGTGACTGATGTGAGAAGAATGGAGCCTGAGAATATGTAAGTGGATGCATTCCCAAACCATGGGCATTATGCATTACTATCTCGCCAGTTGCAATCTTGAGCCCATCAACTTCTTTCTTCAGTGCTTCATTTAGAGctgtatatattttataattttttgagacAGGAGGGTTGAAGTCATGGAAATGAGTTgtaaataacaatatattagCTGAAGTTTAACAAAACAGAAACACTACTAGTAGGTTATTGATCACAAGGAACAATTCGATTTCTGGAATGATGCAGTCTAACAATTATAAAATGACATTTAGAAAAGCATCAAAAGTTGAAAACAATTTCCAATAACTTCTCTGTAGGTAAATAATTCTACTCCTGCTGATGCAAAAACCAGCAAAATTTCTCAGGATATATGTAATGTAACTGATATCAAAGATAACCAAGATATATGTAACTGATGTCAAAGATAAACATGTACAGTGACTAAAATCTGTAGATTTACTATGGTTGAAACATACCATCACATAAGTTAGCTTGTTGTTCCATGGCTTGTAACCTAAGCTTCAACTCTGTATTTTCAGTAGTCAGACCAGTTGTATCTCTCTGAAAAAGATGTTTCAGAAAGAATAAGTCTCAGGTAGCATAATATGAATGCCGCTGTTACATATATCCAAATCAACTTAATGAATTGGAAACAAAGTGCAATACAGGAAACAAAGGaatctttatttaaagaaaaagtcGTCTCAAGAATCAAAAGTAAACCaatttgcaaagaaaaaatcACCAGAAAAAAATAGGGAATTTACTATTCCTGGCATTGACAAGGCAGCCTATTCAAACTTTAAAGCAAGCAAATAAAGCAAATCCTACAGGAATTGCATCCTGTAATATTACAAGACAATCATGTTGATGAGACAAAGATCTAGAATAGACATCTAAAAGCCTAGTGtttcaatttgaaaaaataaaaaaggtatcttatatatataagaaataaaaaaacccaGGTGACATTTCAcacaaaaaaagtgaaagaaagagaatataAAAGAGTGTAGAACAATGCTTAGTGAACATTACAACCAAACACATTCCCTTGCATATGTATGAGGGGATCAAGATTGCCAATGGTTTTTACAAAATAGACATGATTTCATTCATCCAAATTATTTAATTCCGCATCCATGAATAATCTTAAGTATATTTATactatccaaatacaaactgcACGGGAGATAAAACTAGGTGAGACCAGCTAGCTACCATGTAGACGCAAATGTTAGTGATAAGTGATGTGACATTATGTAACTGAATGTGGGATACtggaataataaataatacaagAAGGATAAATACACAATCTTATCGACACTAAATAGGTCCTGCATGCATTTCACATGAGTGTACCAGAGAGAGTCACTAGCATTTCTCATGGCACAGTAATCAGTAATTATTTGCATTGATTCCCTCCTTCCCTGACTTTAAAGAAAGGGAGTATGACTTTTCAAGCATTACATATTGATTGCGTGATATAAGAGTTCTTTCGCATGCAAATATGTAAGCATTTCTTCTGTGCATTAACAACATTCACAtcttaaaaatacaataaattccaaaaaacaaaacacaaggaCAAC encodes the following:
- the LOC114410170 gene encoding bZIP transcription factor 18-like encodes the protein MSFSHHRRSQSEMHFRISDDFDLEVDLSPSHHFQDPAPLLQDSGSIPQSPQPETARSAHQRSNSADASSSSLVDGIEAKKALSPDKLAELWTADPKRAKRILANRQSAARSKERKACYVLQLERKFQSLQTEATALCARLSLFQRDTTGLTTENTELKLRLQAMEQQANLCDALNEALKKEVDGLKIATGEIVMHNAHGLGMHPLTYSQAPFFSHQSQHGQSELQAMQMPQLHSLSSNVPTSDEPLFDLDIPYDLSEMLSSESIGQFQGLDIGDGVLHNLMPDCPSISVNNINNAF